The Parashewanella tropica genome window below encodes:
- a CDS encoding serine hydrolase domain-containing protein, whose product MNRLITQPISLIFAISLMTFLASCKNHDAINFESNTKAEIIDFIDGNVGQVVSISVVDAKNTYQYHLGKLSNGDTPNNQTIYEIASITKTYTGLVVAKAILDGKVELDKDIRHYLKDNEYKNLELSNQYITLRHLMTHTSGLPADFAYSSEDKAKGVAVAFEKMSKYSRDDYFDDLRKVKLNSKPGESYQYSSVGTNLAGYILESVYQKPFALLVSEFITSKSGEKHTKFRGTNFKPGEIIVGTRGGKQMPLSSAYSFAGGGLTTNIESVTNYIKHQLSSEPEVAISHQLLDKSWTGNGMAFSWNTYNCDSDEQVLYHSGGSMGTSSWLAIYPKKKIGIFIVTNFAGRNTQPKLEAISDNIFDYLMEYKKALKSKS is encoded by the coding sequence GTGAATCGATTAATAACCCAACCCATATCATTGATATTTGCTATTTCATTAATGACCTTTTTGGCTTCTTGTAAAAATCATGATGCAATTAATTTTGAATCAAATACGAAAGCCGAAATCATTGACTTTATTGATGGAAATGTTGGGCAGGTGGTCTCAATTTCTGTCGTAGATGCAAAAAATACGTACCAATATCATTTAGGAAAGTTAAGTAACGGAGATACTCCTAATAACCAAACAATATACGAAATTGCCTCTATAACCAAAACGTATACTGGTTTAGTTGTTGCTAAAGCTATTCTGGACGGGAAAGTTGAGCTTGATAAAGATATCCGTCATTACCTCAAAGATAATGAATACAAAAACTTAGAACTGTCGAATCAATATATAACTTTACGACATCTTATGACTCACACCAGTGGCCTCCCGGCAGATTTTGCTTACAGCAGTGAAGATAAAGCTAAAGGCGTTGCTGTTGCTTTTGAAAAAATGTCAAAATATTCCAGAGATGATTACTTTGATGATCTTAGAAAGGTGAAACTGAATTCTAAACCCGGTGAGAGTTATCAATACTCAAGCGTTGGTACTAATTTGGCTGGATACATTCTGGAGTCTGTTTACCAAAAACCGTTTGCTTTACTGGTTTCTGAATTCATTACAAGTAAGTCAGGCGAAAAGCACACGAAATTCAGAGGTACTAACTTTAAGCCCGGGGAAATTATAGTAGGAACAAGAGGTGGTAAACAAATGCCTCTGTCCAGTGCATATAGTTTTGCTGGCGGAGGGCTAACTACAAACATTGAATCTGTCACGAATTATATTAAACATCAACTATCGTCAGAACCCGAGGTGGCTATTTCTCATCAACTTCTGGATAAAAGCTGGACTGGTAATGGTATGGCATTCTCTTGGAACACATATAACTGTGATTCAGATGAACAAGTGCTATACCATAGTGGTGGTTCTATGGGCACATCTAGCTGGCTTGCCATTTATCCGAAGAAAAAGATAGGTATTTTCATCGTAACAAACTTCGCAGGTAGAAATACTCAGCCAAAGTTAGAAGCAATTTCAGATAATATTTTTGACTATTTAATGGAATATAAAAAAGCCTTAAAGTCGAAATCGTAA